Proteins encoded by one window of Panicum virgatum strain AP13 chromosome 7N, P.virgatum_v5, whole genome shotgun sequence:
- the LOC120682863 gene encoding defensin-like protein CAL1 has product MVASMASRRAAAPVLFFFLLLLVASEMGPARVAEARHCVSQSHKFVGACMRKSNCQHVCQTEGFPSGECRHHGGILRKCFCTKSC; this is encoded by the exons ATGGTGGCGTCGATGGCCTcccgccgcgcggccgcgcccgtgctcttcttcttcctgctgCTCCTCGTCGCCTCAG AGATGGGGCCGGCGCgggtggcggaggcgcggcaCTGCGTGTCGCAGAGCCACAAGTTCGTGGGCGCCTGCATGAGGAAGAGCAACTGCCAGCACGTGTGCCAGACGGAGGGCTTCCCCTCCGGCGAGTGCAGGCACCACGGCGGCATCCTGCGCAAGTGCTTCTGCACCAAGTCCTGCTag
- the LOC120680626 gene encoding aquaporin PIP2-5, translating to MAKDIEAAAAPEGGEYTAKDYSDPPPAPLIDAEELTKWSLYRAVIAEFVATLLFLYITVATVIGYKHQTDATASGPDAACGGVGILGIAWAFGGMIFILVYCTAGVSGGHINPAVTLGLFLARKVSLVRALLYIVAQCLGAICGVGLVKGFQSAYFVRYGGGANELSDGYSKGTGLAAEIIGTFVLVYTVFSATDPKRNARDSHVPVLAPLPIGFAVFMVHLATIPITGTGINPARSFGAAVIYNNDKAWDDHWIFWVGPFIGAAIAAAYQQYVLRASAAKLGSSASFSR from the exons ATGGCCAAGGACatcgaggccgcggcggcgccggagggcgGGGAGTACACGGCCAAGGACTACTcggacccgccgccggcgccgctgatCGACGCGGAGGAGCTGACCAAGTGGTCGCTGTACCGCGCGGTGATCGCCGAGTTCGTGGCGACGCTGCTCTTCCTCTACATCACGGTGGCCACGGTGATCGGGTACAAGCACCAGACGGACGCGACGGCGTCGGGCCCcgacgcggcgtgcggcggcgtggGCATCCTCGGCATCGCCTGGGCCTTCGGCGGCATGATCTTCATCCTCGTCTACTGCACCGCGGGGGTGTCGGGTGGCCACATCAACCCGGCCGTCACGCTGGGCCTGTTCCTGGCGCGCAAGGTGTCGCTGGTGCGCGCGCTGCTCTACATCGTCGCGCAGTGCCTGGGCGCCATCTGCGGCGTCGGGCTCGTCAAGGGCTTCCAGAGCGCCTACTTCGtgcgctacggcggcggcgccaacgAGCTCAGCGACGGCTACTCCAAGGGCACGGGGCTCGCCGCCGAGATCATCGGCACCTTCGTGCTCGTCTACACCGTCTTCTCCGCCACCGACCCCAAGCGCAACGCCCGCGACTCACACGTCCCA GTGCTTGCTCCTCTTCCCATCGGGTTCGCCGTGTTCATGGTCCACCTGGCCACGATCCCCATCACCGGCACCGGCATCAACCCGGCCAGGAGCTTCGGCGCCGCCGTGATCTACAACAACGACAAGGCCTGGGATGACCAC TGGATCTTCTGGGTGGGCCCATTCAtcggcgccgccatcgccgccgcctaccAACAGTACGTTCTCCGGGCCAGCGCCGCCAAGCTCGGCTCGTCCGCCTCCTTCAGCCGCTAG
- the LOC120683547 gene encoding uncharacterized protein LOC120683547 yields the protein MHLWPSLRIRDSFKHGYLQKLELNLSHMKRAQRQGQGQQGGDQEDQASDGKAPLLQDRSPSGSVLAGAFELAWDAVLLFTCCCCCFCCGACSDEEDYPTAR from the exons ATGCACCTGTGGCCGTCGCTCCGGATCCGGGACTCGTTCAAGCACGGCTACCTGCAGAAGCTGGAGCTCAACCTCAGCCACATGAAGCGCGCGCAacggcaggggcaggggcagcagGGTGGGGACCAGGAAGACCAGGCCAGCGACGGGAAGGCGCCTCTGCTCCAGGACCGCTCGCCGTCGGGGTCCGTTCTGGCCGGCGCGTTCGAGCTCGCCTGGGACGCCGTCTTGCTCTtcacttgctgctgctgctgcttctgctgtGGAG CTTGTAGCGATGAGGAGGATTACCCAACTGCTCGCTGA